A genome region from Actinobacillus arthritidis includes the following:
- the iscU gene encoding Fe-S cluster assembly scaffold IscU, with protein MAYSEKVIDHYENPRNVGTFDKEAADIGTGMVGAPACGDILRLQIKVNDQGIIEDARFKAYGCGSAIASSSLITEWVKGKSLEEAGAIKNSDIAEELELPPVKVHCSILAEDAIKAAIADYKEKQAK; from the coding sequence ATGGCATACAGCGAAAAAGTAATTGACCATTACGAGAACCCACGTAACGTAGGGACATTTGATAAAGAAGCGGCGGATATCGGTACCGGTATGGTAGGTGCACCGGCTTGTGGTGATATTTTACGCTTACAAATTAAAGTGAACGATCAGGGTATTATCGAAGATGCACGTTTTAAAGCGTACGGTTGTGGTTCTGCAATCGCATCAAGTTCTTTAATTACCGAATGGGTTAAAGGTAAATCTTTAGAAGAAGCGGGTGCTATTAAAAACAGCGATATCGCAGAAGAATTAGAACTACCACCGGTAAAAGTTCACTGCTCAATTCTTGCAGAAGACGCAATCAAAGCGGCGATTGCCGATTATAAAGAAA